From Vitis vinifera cultivar Pinot Noir 40024 chromosome 5, ASM3070453v1, the proteins below share one genomic window:
- the LOC109122585 gene encoding uncharacterized protein LOC109122585, translating into MRMEKHGFISLCHMFREKGWLVDSKHLNVEEKMTMFLMTISHNLRNRLIKNRFQHSSQTIHKYFHEVLVAMVNFSKEMITPPSFNDSSNGISNRRLRQIFKDVVGAIDGTLIHACIPTNQQVPYRGRGRGECFQNVMALCDFDMIFRFVVVGWEGTTHDSRVLTETIRNLQHNFPMPPSEKYYLVDAAYTHSRGFMAPYRNVRYWLSDFRSGGKAVGKEEIFNQCHARLRNVIERAFGVVKARFPILKRMTPYSFTTQTKIVMTCFSIHNFLRQISVADKLFSEYDNEVELESDNANQNQNSTTSSFFAASDQEFMQQFRNQITNELFQVFS; encoded by the exons ATGCGGATGGAAAAACATGGATTTATTTCTCTATGTCACATGTTTCGAGAAAAAGGATGGCTTGTTGACAGTAAACATTTGAATGTTGAAGAGAAAATGACCATGTTTCTTATGACTATTAGTCATAATCTTCGGAATCGATTGATTAAGAATAGATTCCAACACTCAAGTCAAACAATTCATAAATACTTCCATGAGGTTTTAGTGGCCATGGTGAATTTCTCAAAAGAGATGATTACTCCTCCATCATTCAATGATAGTTCAAATGGTATCTCCAATCGTCGGCTAAGACAAATTTTTAAg GATGTTGTTGGTGCAATTGATGGAACTCTTATCCATGCATGTATTCCCACTAATCAACAAGTACCTTATCGAGGTCGTGGGAGAGGAGAGTGTTTTCAAAATGTTATGGCACTTTGTGATTTTGACATGATATTTAGGTTTGTTGTTGTTGGATGGGAAGGAACAACTCATGATTCAAGAGTCTTGACAGAAACTATTCGTAACCTGCAACATAATTTTCCAATGCCCCCATcag aaaaatattatttagtagATGCAGCATACACACACAGTCGAGGTTTTATGGCACCATATCGTAATGTGCGCTATTGGTTGAGTGATTTTCGTAGTGGTGGTAAAGCTGTAGGAAAAGAGGAGATATTCAACCAATGTCATGCAAGATTAAGAAATGTCATTGAACGTGCTTTTGGTGTTGTTAAGGCGCGTTTTCCAATCTTGAAGAGAATGACACCTTATTCGTTTACTACTCAAACAAAAATTGTCATGACATGCTTCTCCATTCACAATTTTCTTCGACAAATCTCAGTTGCggataaattattttctgaATATGACAATGAAGTGGAATTGGAAAGTGACAATgccaatcaaaatcaaaactcaactacAAGCAGTTTTTTTGCAGCATCTGATCAAGAATTCATGCAACAATTCCGAAACCAAATCACAAATGAACTCTTTCAAGTGTTTAGTTAA
- the LOC132253765 gene encoding uncharacterized protein LOC132253765, with the protein MKAQQVIQVKSREEIRDDIQFAALDTVVSFNSLYAVSSFLGFSLTTIGLHSIDGRLGCDANISTIRTLMFFEVISFAFFLTSSWVAHGLKIMIKLVNAAESNKEFRSHFNRKSIRKVMLCAIFSSILGCIFLILSIVNILQIRLGILSCRSPSTVQGAVALVVIVSCGVVFHVGITVLAFLYV; encoded by the exons ATGAAGGCCCAACA GGTTATTCAAGTAAAATCAAGAGAGGAGATAAGAGATGACATTCAATTCGCTGCCCTTGATACCGTTGTGAGTTTCAACTCCTTATACGCTGTCTCCTCATTTCTGGGATTCTCCCTCACCACCATAGGACTACATAGCATTGATGGTCGTCTTGGCTGCGATGCCAATATCAGCACGATCAGGACCCTGATGTTCTTTGAGGtcatttcctttgcattttttctcACATCATCATGGGTGGCTCATGGCTTGAAGATAATGATCAAACTTGTCAATGCTGCTGAATCAAATAAAGAGTTTAGAAGCCACTTCAATAGAAAGTCTATTCGAAAGGTGATGCTTTGTGCCATCTTTAGCTCAATCTTGGGATGTATTTTTCTAATTCTCTCAATAGTGAACATCCTTCAGATTCGACTAGGAATTTTGAGTTGTAGGAGTCCATCCACAGTCCAAGGAGCGGTTGCTCTTGTTGTTATTGTTTCATGTGGTGTTGTTTTCCATGTTGGTATTACTGTCTTGGCGTTTTTATATGTATGA
- the LOC132253745 gene encoding L10-interacting MYB domain-containing protein-like produces the protein MSQNIEISRANWTAPIQRKHFIDLCLQEANKGFRSGGGLKSSAWPRIAEELEKLLGKRYTSKQLKNGWDYMKRQYLIWSKMMTMTGHGYNSVTKTFDWPAEKWEEYLQKYPEAKQFRFKPLANVEELEALFGGVLATGSKNWSSGGVIASGAEESSTHSTSMPSETSISLEEDEDLPRNTNDETEGSKKKQKKGKKEQTQEEMYRIVNVLENFEGPTVKECMKILKRLLTYEDPLYYVAINAFCKKKEYREVWMEMESDEERMRWIQGI, from the exons ATGAGTCAAAATATTGAGATTAGTAGGGCAAATTGGACTGCCCCCATccaaagaaaacactttattgaTCTTTGTCTTCAAGAGGCAAACAAAGGCTTTAGATCAGGTGGAGGTTTAAAGTCTAGTGCTTGGCCTCGAATTGCTGAAGAGTTGGAGAAGTTACTTGGAAAACGTTATACTTCAAAACAACTTAAGAATGGGTGGGATTACATGAAAAGACAATATCTCATTTGGAGTAAAATGATGACTATGACAGGACATGGTTACAACTCTGTAACCAAAACTTTTGATTGGCCAGCTGAAAAATGGGAAGAATATCTACAG aaatatcCAGAAGCTAAACAATTCCGTTTTAAACCATTAGCAAATGTGGAAGAATTAGAGGCATTGTTTGGAGGAGTGTTAGCTACTGGGTCTAAAAATTGGAGCTCTGGGGGAGTGATAGCTTCTGGGGCTGAGGAATCATCAACACATTCTACATCTATGCCTAGTGAAACTTCAATTAGTTTAGAAGAAGATGAGGATTTGCCAAGAAATACTAATGATGAAACAGAAGGTTCtaagaaaaaacagaagaaaggaaagaaagagcaAACTCAAGAAGAAATGTATAGAATAGTGAATGTGTTGGAGAATTTTGAAGGACCCACAGTCAAAGAATGCATGAAGATTTTGAAGAGGCTTTTGACTTATGAGGATCCATTATACTATGTAGCAATTAATGCATTTTGCAAGAAGAAAGAGTACAGAGAGGTGTGGATGGAGATGGAAAGTGACGAAGAGCGAATGAGATGGATTCAA GGTATATGA
- the LOC104879273 gene encoding uncharacterized protein LOC104879273, with protein MIRGKKNFLPPHPLMMGFGLLLCLDESSLGSHLNERRVRGEEEGAQDFEENESLKGNSDSESEKEETDEKRTAESKSIMDPSTHQPILEGFSEISSAHNELTTSNVGSINLPEVPLEERNMLNGNDSEHIDDISGIHVSSVNPQLEDLIDRALELGSNTASGKKYALETSQVDLEEHNHEDRKAKVREKPYTSYQSQRKK; from the coding sequence ATGATCCGTGGGAAGAAGAACTTTCTTCCTCCACACCCTCTTATGATGGGCTTTGGCTTGTTACTTTGCTTAGATGAGAGCTCCTTGGGATCACATTTAAATGAAAGGCGGGTGAGAGGTGAGGAGGAAGGGGCACAAGATTTTGAGGAGAATGAATCTCTTAAAGGAAATTCTGATTCTGAGTCAGAGAAGGAAGAAACAGATGAAAAACGTACTGCAGAGTCAAAAAGCATAATGGATCCATCAACACATCAACCAATATTAGAAGGCTTTTCTGAAATTAGTTCTGCTCATAATGAATTGACCACCTCCAATGTTGGATCCATCAATTTGCCTGAAGTTCCTCTTGAAGAGAGGAATATGTTGAATGGAAATGATAGTGAGCATATAGATGATATTTCTGGAATACATGTTTCTTCTGTCAATCCACAACTTGAGGATCTCATTGATAGGGCTCTTGAACTTGGATCTAATACTGCATCTGGTAAGAAGTATGCTCTTGAAACTTCTCAAGTTGATTTGGAAGAACACAATCATGAAGACAGAAAGGCTAAAGTCAGAGAGAAACCTTATACTAGCTACCAAAGtcagagaaaaaaatga